The following are encoded together in the Streptomyces sp. NBC_00341 genome:
- the lepB gene encoding signal peptidase I has translation MDTEARTTERDRSSAAPTGPEEGSRFSRIPHRLAASMSWRRTVALGAVCSVFVLLFSMFVVQPFLIPSGSMESTLRVGDRVLVNKLAYRFGSEPRRGDVVVFDGTGSFMQDPPPENPVTGLLHGAAASLGLAEPAETDFVKRVVGVGGDRVVCCDKRGRIQVNGRPLDEGYLFEGDAPSRAPFDIVVPDGTLWMMGDHRSRSRDSRDHLGEPGGGMVPVDKVIGRVDWIGWPLGRVASLPGTAAFDGVPAPGATHG, from the coding sequence ACGGAAGCAAGAACCACGGAGCGCGACCGCTCCTCCGCAGCCCCCACGGGGCCGGAGGAGGGGTCGCGCTTTTCGCGTATCCCGCACCGTCTCGCCGCCTCGATGTCGTGGCGGCGCACGGTCGCGCTCGGTGCTGTCTGCTCGGTCTTCGTCCTCCTCTTCAGCATGTTCGTGGTGCAGCCCTTCCTGATCCCGAGTGGCTCGATGGAGTCCACGCTGCGGGTCGGGGACCGGGTGCTCGTCAACAAGCTGGCGTACCGTTTCGGCTCCGAACCCCGGCGCGGGGACGTGGTGGTCTTCGACGGCACCGGCTCCTTCATGCAGGACCCGCCGCCGGAGAACCCCGTCACCGGGCTGTTGCACGGCGCGGCGGCTTCCCTGGGGCTCGCGGAGCCCGCAGAGACCGACTTCGTGAAACGGGTGGTGGGCGTGGGGGGCGACCGGGTGGTCTGCTGCGACAAGCGGGGCCGGATCCAGGTGAACGGCCGGCCGCTGGACGAGGGCTACCTCTTCGAGGGTGACGCACCCTCCCGGGCCCCGTTCGACATCGTCGTGCCGGACGGCACGCTCTGGATGATGGGCGATCACCGCAGCCGTTCCCGGGACTCCCGCGACCACCTGGGCGAACCGGGCGGCGGCATGGTGCCCGTCGACAAGGTGATCGGCAGGGTGGACTGGATCGGCTGGCCGCTGGGACGGGTGGCCTCGCTCCCGGGCACCGCGGCCTTCGACGGCGTACCCGCGCCGGGGGCGACGCATGGGTAA
- the lepB gene encoding signal peptidase I, translated as MGNRGRRQDAAGPGVQPPADGDTASRSLPTRAERRRLARKVKRKRRRSAVQEIPLLITVAVVIALVLKTFLVQAFVIPSGSMEQTIRIGDRVLVDKLTPWFGSRPQRGDVVVFKNPSDWPPPNPVTAKESPVVIKQVKEALTFIGLLPSDDEQDLIKRVVAVGGDTVKCCGADGRLMVNGQAIDEPYLFPGNPPSTIKFEVKVPAGRIFVMGDHRSNSADSRFHLDKTADGTVSEDAVVGRAVVIAWPVGHWTKLEERSAFSSVPDPRAGTAAAPGPSNSVSQDPNGMIRLPTPAELPLVMGVVGLHRLGRRRWHGIRSRCGGFGGGRTIRTRRTRGPAGHSGEHRVGRDDGGPGGE; from the coding sequence ATGGGTAACCGCGGGCGGCGGCAGGACGCCGCCGGCCCCGGGGTGCAGCCGCCGGCGGACGGTGACACGGCGTCCCGCTCGTTGCCCACCCGGGCGGAGCGGCGTCGGCTGGCCCGCAAGGTGAAGCGGAAGCGGCGCAGATCGGCCGTGCAGGAGATTCCCCTGCTCATCACCGTCGCGGTGGTGATCGCGCTGGTCCTCAAGACGTTCCTGGTGCAGGCCTTCGTGATCCCGTCGGGATCGATGGAACAGACCATCCGGATCGGTGACCGGGTCCTCGTGGACAAGCTCACCCCGTGGTTCGGGTCCCGGCCGCAGCGTGGCGATGTGGTCGTGTTCAAGAACCCCTCGGACTGGCCGCCGCCGAATCCGGTGACGGCGAAGGAGTCGCCCGTCGTCATCAAGCAGGTGAAGGAGGCGCTGACCTTCATCGGGCTGCTGCCGTCGGACGACGAACAGGACCTGATCAAACGAGTGGTCGCCGTCGGCGGTGACACGGTGAAGTGCTGTGGTGCGGACGGCCGCCTCATGGTCAACGGTCAGGCGATCGACGAGCCCTATCTCTTTCCCGGCAATCCCCCTTCCACGATCAAATTCGAGGTAAAGGTTCCAGCCGGACGAATCTTCGTGATGGGTGACCATCGCTCCAATTCCGCCGATTCACGATTCCACCTGGACAAGACGGCCGACGGCACGGTTTCCGAAGATGCCGTAGTGGGACGGGCCGTGGTGATCGCCTGGCCCGTCGGGCACTGGACGAAGCTCGAGGAACGTTCGGCGTTCTCCTCGGTCCCGGACCCGCGCGCCGGGACGGCGGCTGCCCCGGGACCGTCGAATAGTGTGTCCCAGGATCCCAACGGAATGATCCGGCTCCCGACCCCTGCGGAACTCCCGCTCGTTATGGGAGTGGTTGGCCTGCACCGGCTAGGGCGCAGGCGGTGGCACGGAATAAGGAGCAGATGTGGGGGATTTGGCGGTGGGCGCACGATCCGGACACGACGAACCCGAGGACCGGCCGGACATTCCGGGGAACACCGAGTCGGCCGGGACGACGGAGGACCGGGCGGAGAGTGA
- the lepB gene encoding signal peptidase I, which translates to MAVGARSGHDEPEDRPDIPGNTESAGTTEDRAESDGDAQGSGSPARKKPRSFWKELPLLIGVALVLALLIKTFLVQAFSIPSDSMQNTLQRGDRVLVDKLTPWFGSEPERGEVVVFHDPGGWLENTPTANPNAVQKFLSFIGLMPSAEEKDLIKRVIAVGGDTVECKNNGPVVVNGKALDDKSFIFKGNTACNDEPFGPVKVPKGRIWVMGDHRQNSLDSRYHQELPGGGTVSNDEVVGRAIVVAWPVNRWATLPVPKTFDQPGINAAAAMAPGALGFAGAVPLVLWRRRSRAAAARQK; encoded by the coding sequence TTGGCGGTGGGCGCACGATCCGGACACGACGAACCCGAGGACCGGCCGGACATTCCGGGGAACACCGAGTCGGCCGGGACGACGGAGGACCGGGCGGAGAGTGACGGCGACGCCCAGGGCAGTGGCAGTCCGGCCAGGAAGAAGCCGCGCTCCTTCTGGAAGGAGCTGCCGCTCCTCATCGGTGTCGCGCTGGTTCTCGCGCTGCTGATCAAGACGTTTCTGGTGCAGGCGTTCTCGATTCCGTCGGATTCGATGCAGAACACCCTTCAGCGGGGTGACCGGGTGCTGGTCGACAAGCTCACTCCGTGGTTCGGTTCCGAGCCGGAGCGCGGCGAGGTCGTCGTCTTCCACGATCCGGGCGGCTGGCTGGAGAACACTCCGACGGCCAATCCGAACGCGGTGCAGAAGTTCCTGAGCTTCATCGGGCTGATGCCGTCCGCCGAGGAGAAGGACCTGATCAAACGCGTCATCGCGGTCGGCGGTGACACGGTCGAGTGCAAGAACAACGGGCCGGTCGTGGTCAACGGCAAGGCGCTGGACGACAAGTCGTTCATCTTCAAGGGGAACACCGCCTGCAACGACGAGCCGTTCGGCCCGGTCAAGGTGCCCAAGGGCCGTATCTGGGTGATGGGCGACCACCGCCAGAACTCCCTCGACTCCCGCTACCACCAGGAGCTGCCGGGCGGCGGCACCGTCTCCAACGACGAGGTCGTGGGCCGGGCCATCGTGGTGGCGTGGCCGGTCAACCGCTGGGCGACCCTGCCCGTCCCGAAGACCTTCGACCAGCCGGGGATCAACGCCGCGGCCGCGATGGCTCCGGGTGCGCTGGGCTTCGCGGGCGCCGTGCCCCTCGTGCTCTGGCGCAGGCGGAGCAGGGCCGCGGCGGCGCGGCAGAAGTAG
- the lepB gene encoding signal peptidase I, whose protein sequence is MADGARSGHGQSTERTEQPAGAALDPVGGTPGPAAPEAARIPEQGGKRAKKPRPLWKELPLLIGIALVLALLIKTFLVQAFSIPSDSMQNTLQQGDRVLVDKLTPWFGSEPERGEVVVFHDPSGWLDGEPTPESNVVQTFLSFIGLMPSSQEKDLIKRTIAVGGDTVSCKKGGPVVVNGKPLDEPYIFPGGTPCDDMPFGPFKVPDGKIWVMGDHRQDSSDSRYHTNDVNKGFVPVDDVVGRAVLVAWPVNRWATLPVPDTFDQQGINTAAAVAPGALGIAGALPLVIRRRRKLTGGRTAG, encoded by the coding sequence GTGGCAGACGGAGCGCGATCCGGACACGGACAGTCCACGGAGAGGACCGAGCAGCCTGCCGGCGCTGCCCTCGATCCCGTGGGAGGGACACCGGGTCCGGCCGCGCCGGAGGCCGCGCGCATCCCGGAGCAGGGGGGCAAACGGGCGAAGAAACCCCGCCCCCTCTGGAAGGAGCTGCCGCTCCTCATCGGTATCGCGTTGGTTCTCGCGCTGCTGATCAAGACGTTTCTGGTGCAGGCGTTCTCGATTCCGTCGGATTCGATGCAGAACACCCTTCAGCAGGGCGACCGGGTGCTGGTCGACAAGCTCACTCCGTGGTTCGGCTCAGAGCCGGAGCGCGGCGAGGTCGTCGTCTTCCACGACCCGAGCGGCTGGCTGGACGGCGAGCCGACGCCCGAGTCGAACGTGGTGCAGACCTTCCTCAGCTTCATCGGCCTGATGCCCTCGTCGCAGGAGAAGGACCTGATCAAGCGGACGATCGCGGTCGGCGGCGACACCGTGTCCTGCAAGAAGGGCGGTCCGGTTGTCGTCAACGGGAAGCCGCTCGACGAGCCCTACATCTTCCCCGGCGGCACACCCTGTGACGACATGCCCTTCGGCCCGTTCAAGGTGCCCGACGGCAAGATCTGGGTGATGGGCGACCACCGGCAGGACTCCTCGGACTCGCGGTATCACACCAACGACGTGAACAAGGGCTTCGTGCCGGTGGACGATGTCGTGGGCCGGGCCGTCCTGGTCGCGTGGCCGGTCAACCGCTGGGCGACGCTGCCGGTCCCGGACACCTTCGACCAGCAGGGGATCAACACCGCGGCCGCGGTGGCTCCCGGTGCGCTCGGCATCGCCGGAGCCCTGCCGCTCGTGATCCGGCGCAGGCGGAAACTGACCGGCGGGCGTACCGCCGGGTAG
- the lepB gene encoding signal peptidase I: MSGTGRTDDGRGRLGGKLSGLAVAVGCVLFLGGFAWAAVVYRPYTVPTESMTPTVNAGDRVLAQRVDGSEVRRGDVVVFTDPAWGDMPMVKRVVGVGGDKVACCEKDGRLTINGIPVAEPYLRSDDPASANGFTAQVPKGQLFLLGDDRRVSLDSRVHLEDGGQGSVPRSAVTARVDAVAWPLGSMVERPSAFAALPGGVSSAGPVKLQLAAVIAGVLLILGGSVYGPLAARSARSKRNKQGKAAAGVR; encoded by the coding sequence ATGAGTGGAACAGGACGTACGGACGACGGCCGCGGCCGGCTCGGCGGCAAACTGTCGGGGCTGGCGGTGGCCGTCGGCTGTGTGCTCTTCCTCGGCGGTTTCGCCTGGGCGGCCGTGGTGTACCGGCCGTACACGGTGCCGACCGAGTCGATGACCCCCACGGTGAACGCGGGCGACCGGGTCCTCGCCCAACGGGTGGACGGCAGCGAGGTGCGCCGGGGCGATGTCGTGGTCTTCACCGATCCGGCGTGGGGCGATATGCCGATGGTGAAGCGGGTCGTCGGTGTCGGCGGCGACAAGGTCGCCTGCTGCGAGAAGGACGGCCGGCTCACGATCAACGGCATACCCGTTGCGGAACCGTATCTGCGCTCCGACGATCCCGCCTCCGCGAACGGCTTCACGGCCCAGGTGCCCAAGGGGCAGCTCTTCCTCCTGGGCGACGACCGCCGGGTCTCGCTGGACTCCCGGGTCCACCTTGAGGACGGCGGACAGGGCTCGGTGCCCCGCAGCGCCGTGACGGCCCGGGTGGACGCCGTGGCCTGGCCGCTGGGCAGCATGGTGGAGCGGCCCAGCGCCTTCGCCGCCCTGCCCGGCGGGGTGTCCTCCGCGGGGCCGGTCAAGCTTCAGCTCGCAGCGGTGATCGCGGGCGTGCTGCTGATTCTGGGCGGGTCCGTGTACGGACCGCTCGCAGCCCGGTCCGCCCGGTCGAAGCGGAACAAGCAGGGGAAGGCGGCCGCCGGTGTCCGCTGA
- a CDS encoding NUDIX hydrolase → MSAERRKVSRLVLLDPDDRVLLMHGFEPEDPASTWWFTPGGGLEGDETREQAALRELAEETGIREVELGPLLWKRMCSFPFDGRRWEQDEWYFLARTAQTLTDTSGQTGLERRSVAGLRWWTSAELSATRETVYPTRLAGLLHTLLDEGPPRTPLVLAPEIA, encoded by the coding sequence GTGTCCGCTGAGAGGCGCAAGGTCTCCCGCCTGGTTCTCCTCGATCCGGACGACCGCGTTCTGCTGATGCACGGGTTCGAACCGGAGGACCCCGCGAGCACCTGGTGGTTCACCCCGGGCGGAGGGCTGGAGGGCGACGAGACCCGCGAGCAGGCAGCGCTGCGCGAACTGGCGGAGGAGACCGGGATCAGGGAGGTCGAACTGGGCCCGCTCCTCTGGAAGCGGATGTGTTCCTTTCCGTTCGACGGCCGGCGCTGGGAGCAGGACGAGTGGTACTTCCTCGCCCGTACGGCACAGACCCTGACGGACACCAGTGGGCAGACCGGGCTGGAACGGCGCAGCGTCGCGGGCCTGAGGTGGTGGACCTCCGCCGAACTGTCGGCGACGCGTGAGACGGTGTACCCGACCAGACTCGCCGGGCTGCTGCACACGCTGCTCGACGAGGGTCCCCCGCGTACGCCGTTGGTTCTGGCTCCCGAAATCGCCTGA
- a CDS encoding DUF2469 domain-containing protein has translation MSAEDLEKYETEMELKLYREYRDVVGLFKYVIETERRFYLTNDYEMQVHSVQGEVFFEVSMADAWVWDMYRPARFVKQVRVLTFKDVNIEELNKSDLELPGG, from the coding sequence ATGAGCGCCGAGGACCTCGAGAAGTACGAGACCGAGATGGAGCTGAAGCTCTACCGGGAGTACCGCGATGTCGTCGGTCTGTTCAAATATGTGATCGAGACCGAACGGCGCTTCTACCTCACCAATGACTACGAGATGCAGGTGCACTCGGTCCAGGGCGAGGTGTTTTTCGAGGTGTCCATGGCGGATGCCTGGGTCTGGGACATGTACAGGCCGGCCCGGTTCGTCAAACAGGTCCGGGTCCTGACGTTCAAGGACGTCAACATCGAGGAGCTCAACAAGAGCGATCTCGAACTTCCGGGTGGCTGA
- a CDS encoding YraN family protein — MNARGALGRYGEDLAARLLTEAGMSVLERNWRCRTGEIDIVALDGDALVICEVKTRRAGGFEHPMAAVTPAKADRLRRLAELWLDRHGGSPPGGVRIDLVGVVLPRRGAPRAEHARGVA; from the coding sequence ATGAACGCACGGGGGGCACTCGGGCGGTACGGCGAGGATCTGGCGGCGCGGCTGCTGACCGAGGCCGGCATGTCCGTACTGGAACGGAACTGGCGCTGTCGCACCGGCGAGATCGACATCGTCGCGCTGGACGGCGACGCGCTCGTCATCTGTGAGGTGAAGACGCGCAGGGCGGGTGGGTTCGAGCACCCGATGGCCGCCGTGACACCGGCCAAGGCGGACCGGCTGCGCCGGCTGGCCGAGCTCTGGCTGGACCGGCACGGCGGTTCGCCGCCCGGGGGCGTGCGGATCGACCTGGTCGGCGTGGTGCTGCCCAGGCGCGGTGCGCCCCGGGCCGAGCACGCGCGGGGGGTGGCCTGA
- a CDS encoding YifB family Mg chelatase-like AAA ATPase — protein sequence MAFARACSVALVGVEGVVVEVQADLEAGVAAFTLVGLPDKSLVESRDRVRAAIANSGAEWPQKKLTVGLSPASVPKGGSGFDLAVACAVLGAAERIDPASIADVVMIGELGLDGRVRPVRGVLPAVLAAAEAGYRQVVVPEQTAGEAALVPGVSVLGVRSLRQLIAVLCDEPVPEEQQPHDQGRPDTMLAGLMVPGAGMGTGIARGSAQGDGHRPDLADVAGQERPRKALEVAAAGGHHLLLSGPPGAGKTMLAERLPAILPALSRQESLEVTAVHSVAGILPPGEPLVSRAPYCAPHHSATMQSLVGGGNGLPRPGAVSLAHRGILFLDEAPEFSVRALDALRQPLESGHVVVARSAGVVRLPARFLMVLAANPCPCGRHTLSGAGCECPPASVRRYQARLSGPLLDRVDLRVAVDPVRRADLMGQGGRGESTATVAARVREARARAAERLAGTPWTTNSEVPGHELRTRLVAAPGALLAAERDMERGMLTARGLDRVLRVAWTLADLRGVDRPDASDIAVALELRTGIPRGAPMTAGTAGAA from the coding sequence ATGGCGTTCGCGCGGGCCTGCTCGGTCGCCCTGGTCGGCGTCGAGGGCGTGGTGGTGGAGGTCCAGGCGGACCTGGAGGCCGGGGTGGCGGCGTTCACCCTGGTGGGGCTGCCCGACAAGAGCCTGGTGGAGAGCCGCGACCGGGTACGGGCGGCGATCGCCAACTCCGGCGCGGAGTGGCCGCAGAAGAAGCTCACGGTGGGCCTGTCGCCGGCGTCGGTACCCAAGGGCGGCTCGGGCTTCGATCTCGCCGTGGCGTGTGCGGTGCTCGGCGCGGCCGAGCGGATCGACCCCGCGTCGATCGCGGATGTCGTGATGATCGGGGAGCTGGGGCTCGACGGCCGGGTGCGGCCGGTGCGCGGGGTGCTGCCCGCCGTGCTGGCCGCCGCGGAGGCCGGCTACCGGCAGGTGGTCGTCCCCGAGCAGACGGCGGGCGAGGCGGCGCTGGTACCCGGGGTCTCCGTGCTCGGGGTGCGTAGCCTGCGGCAGCTGATCGCCGTGCTCTGCGACGAACCGGTGCCCGAGGAACAGCAGCCGCACGACCAGGGGCGCCCCGACACCATGCTGGCCGGTCTCATGGTGCCCGGCGCCGGTATGGGCACCGGCATCGCCCGGGGCTCGGCACAGGGCGACGGACACCGGCCGGACCTGGCGGACGTCGCGGGCCAGGAACGGCCGCGCAAGGCCCTGGAGGTCGCGGCGGCGGGCGGTCACCACCTCCTGCTGTCCGGACCACCGGGCGCGGGCAAGACCATGCTCGCCGAACGGCTGCCCGCGATCCTGCCGGCCCTGAGCAGGCAGGAATCCCTCGAGGTCACCGCGGTGCACTCGGTGGCGGGCATCCTGCCGCCGGGGGAACCCCTGGTCTCCCGGGCCCCCTACTGCGCACCGCACCACTCGGCGACCATGCAGTCGCTGGTCGGCGGGGGCAACGGGCTGCCCCGGCCGGGCGCGGTGTCGCTGGCCCACCGCGGCATCCTCTTTCTCGACGAGGCGCCGGAGTTCTCGGTACGGGCCCTGGACGCGCTGCGCCAGCCGCTGGAGTCGGGGCATGTGGTGGTGGCACGCAGCGCGGGGGTGGTCCGGCTGCCGGCCCGCTTCCTGATGGTGCTGGCCGCCAACCCGTGCCCGTGCGGGCGGCACACCTTGAGCGGGGCCGGCTGCGAATGCCCGCCCGCCTCGGTCCGGCGCTATCAGGCCCGGCTCTCCGGTCCGCTGCTCGACCGGGTGGATCTGCGGGTGGCCGTCGACCCGGTCAGGCGCGCGGACCTGATGGGGCAGGGTGGTCGGGGCGAGTCGACGGCGACGGTCGCCGCCCGGGTGCGGGAGGCGCGGGCACGGGCGGCGGAGCGGCTCGCCGGTACACCCTGGACCACCAACAGCGAGGTACCCGGCCACGAGCTGAGGACCCGCCTGGTGGCGGCGCCCGGGGCGCTTCTGGCGGCCGAGCGCGACATGGAACGGGGAATGCTCACCGCGCGCGGCCTGGACCGGGTCCTGCGGGTGGCGTGGACCCTCGCGGATCTGCGGGGCGTCGACCGGCCGGACGCCTCGGACATCGCGGTGGCCCTGGAGCTGCGCACCGGCATTCCGCGCGGGGCGCCGATGACGGCGGGGACGGCGGGGGCGGCATGA
- the dprA gene encoding DNA-processing protein DprA has protein sequence MTGQQAGESLPLPGPRPGPGPGDGERSAWSPGGPGDGERLARVALTRVLEPGDERGGRWLRECGAGELLRRITARDGSAEQLSGMTARRLAGYRLRAEAADPARDLAAMAAVGGRFVCPGDREWPSQLDDLGDTRPTGLWVRGRPDLRLWALRSVAVVGARACTPYGAHMATALGAGLAERGWVVVSGAAFGVDGAAHRGALAAGGATAAVLACGVDVAYPRGHAELIGRVAGQGLVIGELPPAEHPTRSRFILRNRVIAALTRGTVVVEAEYRSGSLVTARCAQRLGRFTMGVPGPATSGLSAGVHELLRGEGVLVTDASEVVELVGDMGELAPPRQGAVLPRDLLDTGCARVLDALPARTAAAVREVARTAGTSIDEALAKLYELHSLGFVERHGDGWRLTRRPTCNDDARRGGT, from the coding sequence ATGACGGGGCAGCAGGCGGGGGAGTCACTGCCGCTGCCCGGGCCCAGGCCCGGACCCGGACCCGGTGACGGGGAGCGGTCGGCGTGGTCTCCCGGTGGGCCCGGTGACGGGGAGCGGCTGGCGCGGGTCGCGTTGACGCGGGTCCTGGAGCCGGGGGACGAACGGGGCGGCCGCTGGCTGCGGGAGTGCGGCGCCGGGGAACTGCTGCGGCGGATCACCGCCAGGGACGGATCGGCCGAGCAGCTCAGCGGTATGACGGCGCGACGGCTGGCCGGCTACCGGCTGCGGGCCGAGGCGGCGGACCCCGCGCGGGATCTCGCGGCGATGGCCGCGGTCGGCGGGCGCTTCGTCTGTCCGGGCGACCGCGAGTGGCCGAGCCAGCTGGACGACCTGGGGGACACCCGGCCGACCGGGCTCTGGGTGCGGGGGAGGCCCGATCTGCGGCTCTGGGCGCTGCGTTCGGTGGCGGTGGTCGGGGCCCGCGCCTGCACCCCGTACGGGGCGCATATGGCGACGGCCCTCGGCGCCGGTCTCGCGGAACGGGGGTGGGTGGTCGTCTCGGGCGCGGCGTTCGGGGTCGACGGGGCCGCTCACCGGGGTGCTCTCGCCGCGGGTGGGGCGACGGCGGCGGTGCTGGCCTGCGGGGTGGACGTCGCGTACCCCCGCGGACATGCTGAACTGATCGGGCGCGTCGCCGGGCAGGGGCTCGTCATCGGTGAGCTGCCGCCGGCCGAACACCCCACGCGCAGCCGGTTCATCCTCCGGAACAGGGTGATCGCCGCGTTGACGAGGGGAACCGTCGTGGTGGAGGCCGAATACCGCAGCGGTTCCCTGGTCACGGCGCGTTGTGCCCAGCGGCTCGGCCGCTTCACCATGGGCGTTCCAGGGCCCGCCACCAGCGGTCTGTCGGCAGGCGTCCATGAACTCCTGCGGGGCGAGGGGGTGCTGGTGACGGACGCCTCGGAAGTCGTTGAACTGGTCGGTGACATGGGGGAGCTCGCCCCGCCCAGACAGGGTGCGGTGCTGCCCAGAGACCTGCTGGACACCGGCTGCGCCAGGGTTCTCGACGCGCTTCCGGCCCGCACGGCCGCCGCTGTGCGCGAGGTGGCCCGTACCGCCGGAACGAGCATCGACGAGGCGCTCGCCAAGCTGTACGAACTGCACTCACTGGGGTTCGTCGAACGTCATGGCGATGGATGGCGGTTGACGCGGCGGCCGACTTGCAATGACGACGCGCGGCGAGGCGGTACTTGA